Proteins encoded within one genomic window of Psilocybe cubensis strain MGC-MH-2018 chromosome 2, whole genome shotgun sequence:
- a CDS encoding Guanine nucleotide-binding protein subunit alpha, translating into MPQLDLALAPQNDARRATILALPAQIEAEVLPRDVADAVRALWRDPSVQEAVRRSREFQLNDSAVYYFSSIDRMAAANYMPTDQDILRSRVKTTGITETTFKVGELTYKLFDVGGQRSERKKWIHCFENVTALVFLVSLSEYDQMLYEDESVNRMQEALTLFDSICNSRWFVKTSIILFLNKIDLFAEKLPRSPLEEYFPDYTGGNNYDAACDYLLHRFVSLNQSAATKQIYAHYTCATDTQQIKFVLSAIQDILLQLHLRECGLL; encoded by the exons ATGCCCCAGCTGGACCTCGCACTGGCCCCGCAGAACGACGCGCGCCGCGCCACGATCCTCGCGCTCCCCGCCCAGATCGAAGCCGAAGTCCTCCCACGCGACGTAGCCGACGCCGTCCGCGCGCTCTGGCGCGATCCCTCCGTGCAAGAAGCCGTCCGCCGCTCGCGCGAATTCCAGCTCAACGATTCCGCCGTATACTATTTCTCCAGCATCGATAGGATGGCGGCGGCCAATTATATGCCGACTGATCAGGATATTCTGCGGAGCAGGGTGAAGACGACGGGGATCACGGAGACGACGTTTAAGGTTGGGGAGTTGACGTATAAGCTGTTTGATGTGGGTGGGCAGAGGAGTGAGAGGAAGAAGTGGATACATTGTTTTGAGAATGTGACGGCGCTTGTGTTTTTGGTTAGTTTGAGCGAGTATGATCAGATGTTGTATGAGGATGAGAGTGTG AACCGCATGCAAGAAGCACTCACCCTCTTCGACTCCATCTGCAACTCGCGCTGGTTCGTCAAAACATCCATaatcctcttcctcaacaAAATCGACCTCTTCGCCGAAAAACTGCCCCGCTCACCACTCGAAGAGTACTTCCCCGATTACACGGGCGGGAACAACTATGATGCCGCGTGTGATTATTTGTTGCATCGGTTTGTTAGTTTGAATCAGAGTGCGGCGACCAAGCAGATTTATGCGCATTATACTTGTGCGACTGATACGCAGCAGATTAAGT TCGTGCTGAGCGCTATCCAGGATATCCTCCTCCAGCTGCACCTGCGCGAGTGCGGGCTGCTGTAA